The following proteins come from a genomic window of Streptococcus pneumoniae:
- a CDS encoding YfcC family protein: MSEKAKKGFKMPSSYTVLLIIIAIMAVLTWFIPAGAFIEGIYEAQPQNPQGIWDVLMAPIRAMLGTHPEEGSLIKETSAAIDVAFFILMVGGFLGIVNKTGALDVGIASIVKKYKGREKMLILVLMPLFALGGTTYGMGEETMAFYPLLVPVMMAVGFDSLTGVAIILLGSQIGCLASTLNPFATGIASATAGVGTGDGIVLRLIFWVTLTALSTWFVYRYADKIQKDPTKSLVYSTRKEDLKHFNVEESSSVESTLSSKQKSVLFLFVLTFILMVLSFIPWTDLGVTIFDDFNAWLTGLPVIGNIVGSSTSALGTWYFPEGAMLFAFMGILIGVIYGLKEDKIISSFMNGAADLLSVALIVAIARGIQVIMNDGMITDTILNWGKEGLSGLSSQVFIVVTYIFYLPMSFLIPSSSGLASATMGIMAPLGEFVNVRPSLIITAYQSASGVLNLIAPTSGIVMGALALGRINIGTWWKFMGKLVVAIIVVTIALLLLGTFLPFL; the protein is encoded by the coding sequence ATGAGTGAAAAAGCTAAAAAAGGGTTTAAGATGCCTTCATCTTACACCGTATTATTGATAATCATTGCTATTATGGCAGTGCTAACTTGGTTTATCCCTGCGGGGGCCTTTATAGAAGGTATTTACGAGGCTCAGCCTCAAAATCCACAAGGGATTTGGGATGTCCTCATGGCACCGATTCGGGCTATGCTAGGTACTCATCCAGAGGAAGGTTCGCTCATTAAAGAAACGAGCGCAGCGATTGATGTAGCCTTCTTCATCCTTATGGTTGGTGGTTTCCTTGGCATTGTCAACAAAACTGGTGCTCTTGACGTAGGGATTGCCTCTATCGTGAAGAAGTATAAGGGCCGCGAAAAAATGTTAATTTTGGTACTGATGCCTTTGTTTGCCCTCGGTGGTACAACTTATGGTATGGGGGAAGAAACAATGGCCTTCTATCCACTCCTTGTGCCAGTTATGATGGCCGTTGGTTTTGATAGCCTGACTGGTGTTGCAATTATTTTGCTCGGTTCTCAAATCGGCTGTTTGGCATCTACTCTGAATCCATTTGCGACAGGTATTGCTTCAGCGACTGCGGGAGTTGGTACAGGGGACGGTATCGTACTTCGTCTGATCTTCTGGGTTACCTTGACTGCTCTTAGTACTTGGTTTGTTTACCGTTATGCGGATAAGATTCAAAAAGATCCGACTAAGTCACTGGTTTATAGTACTCGCAAAGAAGATTTGAAACACTTTAACGTAGAAGAATCTTCATCTGTAGAATCTACACTTAGCAGCAAACAAAAATCAGTTCTCTTCTTATTTGTGTTGACATTCATCTTGATGGTATTGAGCTTCATTCCATGGACAGACCTTGGCGTTACCATTTTTGATGACTTTAATGCTTGGTTGACTGGTCTTCCAGTTATTGGTAATATTGTCGGTTCATCTACTTCTGCACTAGGTACTTGGTACTTCCCAGAAGGCGCAATGCTCTTTGCCTTTATGGGTATCCTGATTGGTGTTATTTATGGTCTTAAAGAAGATAAGATTATCTCTTCCTTCATGAATGGTGCTGCTGACTTGCTCAGTGTTGCCTTGATCGTAGCGATTGCTCGTGGTATTCAAGTTATCATGAACGACGGTATGATTACCGATACAATCCTCAACTGGGGTAAAGAAGGCTTGAGCGGTCTATCTTCACAAGTCTTTATCGTTGTAACTTATATCTTCTATCTACCTATGTCATTCTTGATCCCATCTTCATCTGGTCTTGCCAGCGCAACTATGGGTATCATGGCTCCACTTGGAGAATTTGTAAATGTCCGTCCTAGCTTGATTATCACTGCTTACCAATCTGCTTCAGGTGTCTTGAACTTGATTGCACCAACATCTGGTATTGTGATGGGAGCTCTTGCACTTGGACGTATCAACATTGGTACTTGGTGGAAATTCATGGGCAAACTCGTAGTCGCTATTATTGTAGTGACCATCGCCCTTCTTCTCCTTGGAACCTTCCTTCCATTCCTATAA
- the arcC gene encoding carbamate kinase: MANRKIVVALGGNAILSSDPSAKAQQEALVETAKHLVKLIKNGDDLIITHGNGPQVGNLLLQHLASDSEKNPAFPLDSLVAMTEGSIGFWLKNALQNALLDEGIEKNVASVVTQVVVDKNDPAFVNLSKPIGPFYSEEEAKAEAEKSGATFKEDAGRGWRKVVASPKPVDIKEIETIRTLLNSGQVVVAAGGGGIPVVKENNGHLTGVEAVIDKDFASQRLAELVEADLFIVLTGVDYVFVNYNKPNQEKLEHVNVAQLEEYIKQDQFAPGSMLPKVEAAIAFVNGRPEGKAVITSLENLGALIESESGTIIEKG, encoded by the coding sequence ATGGCAAATCGTAAAATTGTAGTAGCTTTGGGAGGAAATGCGATTCTTTCTTCTGACCCATCAGCAAAGGCTCAACAAGAAGCTTTAGTTGAAACAGCTAAGCATCTTGTAAAATTGATTAAAAATGGAGATGATCTGATTATCACTCACGGTAATGGACCTCAAGTTGGGAATCTCTTGCTCCAACATTTGGCATCAGACTCTGAAAAGAACCCTGCCTTCCCACTCGACTCACTTGTCGCTATGACAGAAGGTAGCATCGGTTTCTGGTTGAAAAATGCTTTGCAAAATGCTCTCTTGGATGAAGGCATCGAAAAAAATGTTGCCTCTGTTGTAACGCAAGTTGTCGTAGATAAAAATGATCCAGCTTTTGTTAATTTGAGTAAACCAATCGGTCCTTTCTATTCAGAAGAAGAAGCAAAAGCAGAAGCCGAAAAGAGCGGAGCGACTTTCAAGGAAGATGCTGGCCGTGGCTGGCGTAAGGTCGTTGCCTCACCAAAACCTGTTGACATCAAAGAAATTGAAACCATCCGTACTCTTTTAAATAGTGGTCAAGTCGTCGTAGCTGCAGGTGGTGGCGGTATTCCCGTCGTCAAAGAAAACAATGGACATTTGACTGGTGTCGAAGCGGTTATTGATAAAGACTTCGCTTCCCAACGTTTGGCAGAATTGGTTGAGGCAGACCTCTTCATCGTTTTGACAGGTGTAGATTATGTATTTGTTAACTACAACAAGCCAAACCAGGAAAAATTGGAACATGTGAATGTTGCCCAGCTGGAAGAATATATCAAACAAGATCAGTTTGCACCAGGTAGCATGCTTCCAAAAGTAGAAGCAGCTATCGCTTTTGTCAATGGTCGTCCAGAAGGAAAAGCAGTTATTACTTCCCTTGAAAATCTAGGCGCCTTGATTGAATCTGAAAGCGGAACAATTATTGAAAAAGGATAA
- the argF gene encoding ornithine carbamoyltransferase → MTNSVFQGRSFLAEKDFTRAELEYLIGLSAHLKDLKKRNIQHHYLAGKNIALLFEKTSTRTRAAFTTAAIDLGAHPEYLGANDIQLGKKESTEDTAKVLGRMFDGIEFRGFSQRMVEELAEFSGVPVWNGLTDEWHPTQMLADYLTVQENFGRLEGLTLVYCGDGRNNVANSLLVTGAILGANVHIFSPKELFPEKEIVELAEGFAKESGAHVLITEDADEAVKDADVLYTDVWVSMGEEDKFAERVALLKPYQVNMDLVKKAGNENLIFLHCLPAFHDTHTVYGKDVAEKFGVEEMEVTDEVFRSKYARHFDQAENRMHTIKAVMAATLGNLYIPKV, encoded by the coding sequence ATGACAAATTCAGTATTCCAAGGACGCAGCTTCTTAGCAGAAAAAGACTTTACCCGTGCAGAGTTAGAATACCTTATTGGTCTTTCAGCTCACTTGAAAGATTTGAAAAAACGCAATATTCAACACCACTACCTTGCTGGCAAGAATATCGCTCTCCTATTTGAAAAAACATCTACTCGTACTCGTGCAGCCTTTACAACTGCGGCTATCGACCTTGGTGCTCACCCAGAATACCTCGGAGCAAATGATATTCAGTTGGGTAAAAAAGAATCTACTGAAGATACTGCTAAAGTATTGGGACGTATGTTTGACGGGATTGAATTCCGCGGATTCAGCCAACGTATGGTTGAAGAATTGGCAGAATTCTCAGGCGTTCCAGTATGGAACGGTCTAACTGACGAATGGCACCCAACTCAAATGCTCGCTGACTACTTGACTGTTCAAGAAAACTTCGGTCGCTTGGAAGGCTTGACATTGGTATACTGTGGTGATGGACGTAACAACGTTGCCAACAGCTTGCTCGTAACAGGTGCTATCCTTGGTGCCAATGTTCACATCTTCTCACCAAAAGAACTCTTCCCAGAAAAAGAAATCGTTGAATTGGCAGAAGGATTTGCTAAAGAAAGTGGCGCACATGTTCTCATCACTGAAGATGCTGATGAAGCAGTTAAAGATGCAGACGTTCTTTACACAGACGTTTGGGTATCAATGGGTGAAGAAGACAAATTCGCAGAACGTGTAGCTCTTCTTAAACCTTACCAAGTCAATATGGACTTAGTTAAAAAAGCAGGCAATGAAAACTTGATCTTCCTACACTGCTTGCCAGCATTCCACGATACTCACACTGTTTATGGTAAAGACGTTGCTGAAAAATTTGGTGTAGAAGAAATGGAAGTAACAGACGAAGTCTTCCGCAGCAAGTACGCTCGCCACTTCGATCAAGCAGAAAACCGTATGCACACTATCAAAGCTGTTATGGCTGCTACACTTGGTAACCTTTATATTCCTAAAGTATAA
- the arcA gene encoding arginine deiminase produces MSSHPIQVFSEIGKLKKVMLHRPGKELENLLPDYLERLLFDDIPFLEDAQKEHDAFAQALRDEGIEVLYLEQLAAESLTSPEIRDQFIEEYLDEANIRDRQTKVAIRELLHGIKDNQELVEKTMAGIQKVELPEIPDEAKDLTDLVESDYPFAIDPMPNLYFTRDPFATIGNAVSLNHMFADTRNRETLYGKYIFKYHPIYGGKVDLVYNREEDTRIEGGDELVLSKDVLAVGISQRTDAASIEKLLVNIFKKNVGFKKVLAFEFANNRKFMHLDTVFTMVDYDKFTIHPEIEGDLHVYSVTYENEKLKIVEEKGDLAELLAQNLGVEKVHLIRCGGGNIVAAAREQWNDGSNTLTIAPGVVVVYDRNTVTNKILEEYGLRLIKIRGSELVRGRGGPRCMSMPFEREEV; encoded by the coding sequence ATGTCTTCACATCCAATTCAGGTCTTCTCAGAAATTGGGAAACTGAAAAAAGTTATGTTGCACCGTCCAGGCAAGGAGTTAGAAAACTTGTTGCCGGACTATCTTGAAAGGCTTCTTTTTGATGATATTCCTTTCTTGGAAGATGCTCAAAAAGAACATGATGCATTTGCCCAAGCTCTTCGCGATGAAGGAATTGAGGTTCTCTACCTAGAACAACTCGCTGCTGAATCATTGACCTCTCCAGAAATCCGCGATCAATTTATCGAGGAATACTTAGACGAAGCCAACATCCGTGATCGTCAAACCAAGGTTGCTATTCGTGAATTACTTCACGGCATCAAGGACAACCAAGAATTGGTTGAAAAAACAATGGCTGGGATTCAAAAAGTTGAATTGCCAGAAATTCCTGACGAAGCTAAAGATCTAACTGACTTAGTTGAATCAGATTATCCATTTGCAATTGACCCGATGCCAAACCTCTATTTCACTCGCGACCCATTTGCAACAATTGGAAACGCCGTATCGCTTAACCACATGTTTGCAGACACTCGTAACCGTGAAACACTCTACGGTAAGTATATCTTCAAATACCACCCAATCTATGGCGGAAAAGTGGATTTGGTCTACAACCGTGAAGAAGATACGCGTATCGAAGGTGGAGACGAGCTAGTTCTTTCTAAAGACGTCCTTGCAGTAGGTATCTCTCAACGTACAGACGCAGCTTCTATCGAAAAACTTTTGGTCAACATCTTCAAGAAAAATGTTGGCTTCAAGAAAGTTTTGGCCTTTGAATTTGCTAACAACCGTAAATTCATGCACTTGGATACTGTCTTCACTATGGTAGACTATGACAAGTTCACTATTCACCCAGAAATCGAAGGCGACCTTCACGTTTACTCAGTTACTTACGAAAACGAAAAACTTAAAATCGTTGAAGAGAAAGGTGACTTAGCTGAACTTCTTGCTCAAAACCTTGGTGTAGAAAAAGTTCATTTGATTCGTTGCGGTGGTGGCAATATCGTAGCAGCTGCGCGTGAACAATGGAACGACGGTTCTAACACTTTGACCATCGCACCTGGTGTGGTAGTTGTTTATGACCGCAATACCGTGACCAATAAGATTTTGGAAGAATACGGGCTTCGCTTGATTAAGATTCGCGGAAGTGAATTGGTTCGGGGCCGTGGTGGACCTCGTTGTATGTCTATGCCATTTGAACGTGAAGAAGTGTAA
- a CDS encoding alpha-L-fucosidase, with protein sequence MKKIKPHGPLPSQTQLAYLGDELAAFIHFGPNTFYDQEWGTGQEDPERFNPSQLDAREWVRVLKETGFKKLILVVKHHDGFVLYPTAHTDYSVKVSPWRRGKGDLLLEVSQAATEFDMDMGVYLSPWDAHSPLYHVDREADYNAYYLAQLKEILSNPNYGNAGKFAEVWMDGARGEGAQKVNYEFEKWFETIRDLQGDCLIFSTEGTSIRWIGNERGYAGDPLWQKVNPDKLGTEAELNYLQHGDPSGTIFSIGEADVSIRPGWFYHEDQDPKSLEELVEIYFHSVGRGTPLLLNIPPNQAGLFDAKDIERLYEFATYRNELYKEDLALGAEVSGPALSADFACRHLTDGLETSSWASDADLPIQLELDLGSPKTFDVIELREDLKLGQRIAAFHVQVEVDGVWQEFGSGHTVGYKRLLRGAVVEAQKIRVVITESQALPLLTKISLYKTPGLSKKEVVQELAFAEKSLAVAKGENAYFTVKRRECSGPLEAKISIQPGTGVHGVAYQDEIQVLQFQAGESKKDLHLPTLYFAGDKTLDFYLNLTVDGQLVDQLQVQVS encoded by the coding sequence ATGAAGAAAATCAAACCGCATGGACCGTTACCAAGTCAGACTCAGCTAGCTTATCTGGGAGATGAACTAGCAGCTTTTATCCACTTCGGTCCTAATACCTTTTATGACCAAGAATGGGGGACTGGACAGGAGGATCCTGAGCGCTTTAACCCGAGTCAGTTGGATGCGCGTGAGTGGGTTCGTGTGCTCAAGGAAACGGGCTTCAAAAAGTTGATTTTGGTGGTCAAGCACCACGATGGCTTTGTCCTTTATCCGACAGCTCACACAGATTATTCGGTTAAGGTCAGTCCTTGGAGGAGAGGAAAGGGCGACTTGCTCCTTGAAGTATCCCAAGCTGCCACAGAGTTTGATATGGATATGGGGGTCTACCTGTCACCGTGGGATGCCCATAGTCCCCTCTATCATGTGGACCGAGAAGCGGACTACAATGCCTATTATCTGGCTCAGTTGAAGGAAATCTTATCAAATCCTAACTATGGGAATGCTGGTAAGTTCGCTGAGGTTTGGATGGATGGTGCCAGAGGAGAGGGCGCGCAAAAGGTTAATTATGAATTTGAAAAATGGTTTGAAACCATTCGTGACCTGCAGGGCGATTGCTTGATTTTTTCAACAGAAGGCACCAGTATCCGCTGGATTGGCAATGAACGAGGGTATGCAGGTGATCCACTGTGGCAAAAGGTGAATCCTGATAAACTAGGAACAGAAGCAGAGCTGAACTATCTTCAGCACGGGGATCCCTCGGGCACGATTTTTTCAATCGGAGAGGCAGATGTTTCCATCCGTCCAGGCTGGTTCTACCATGAGGATCAGGATCCTAAGTCTCTCGAGGAGTTGGTCGAAATCTACTTTCACTCAGTAGGGCGAGGAACTCCACTCTTGCTTAATATTCCGCCGAATCAAGCTGGGCTCTTTGATGCAAAGGATATTGAACGACTTTATGAATTTGCGACCTATCGCAATGAGCTCTATAAAGAAGATTTGGCTCTGGGAGCTGAGGTATCTGGTCCAGCTCTTTCCGCAGACTTTGCTTGTCGCCATTTGACAGACGGCCTTGAGACCAGCTCTTGGGCAAGCGATGCAGACTTGCCCATCCAGTTAGAACTCGACTTAGGTTCTCCTAAAACTTTTGATGTAATTGAGTTAAGAGAAGATTTGAAGCTAGGGCAACGAATCGCTGCTTTTCATGTGCAAGTAGAGGTGGATGGTGTCTGGCAGGAGTTTGGTTCGGGTCATACTGTTGGTTACAAACGTCTCTTACGAGGAGCAGTTGTTGAGGCACAGAAGATACGTGTAGTCATTACAGAATCACAGGCTTTGCCTTTGTTGACCAAGATTTCCCTTTATAAAACTCCTGGATTATCAAAAAAAGAAGTTGTTCAGGAACTAGCATTTGCAGAAAAAAGCCTAGCTGTGGCAAAGGGAGAAAATGCCTATTTTACAGTTAAGCGCAGAGAATGTAGTGGTCCTTTAGAAGCTAAGATTTCGATTCAACCGGGGACAGGTGTCCATGGTGTCGCCTATCAGGATGAGATTCAAGTCCTTCAATTCCAAGCAGGGGAAAGCAAAAAAGATTTGCATCTACCAACCCTGTATTTCGCAGGAGATAAAACCTTGGATTTCTATCTGAACCTAACGGTGGATGGTCAGCTTGTGGATCAACTTCAAGTCCAAGTTTCATAA
- a CDS encoding GH92 family glycosyl hydrolase — protein sequence MKPLLETIDTRFGTASKHAFSRGNTLPYTGVPFGMNYFVPQTSDQDGSWFFDPHLPIFQGIRLTHQPSPWIGDYSWLLLTPVTSQLGGDSLFHRQSSYDIDKACFQPHYLKLFSLRYQIETQLTPTCYGASIRLKQKQGKALSLYLHAADELTVEQVDKRTLALRQEGKTETNKNPLMLFTALQMNTDILAISQEAGDWRIDLASSQTEMQLATSFISPSQALINLPQEDFDSCKTSAQADWENLLHRFDIIETGEADRTFFDHCLYRLFLFPQTFYEVDESGQAIHMDLATGTVKPGVLFSNNGFWDTFRTTFPLFALIIPEHYQRFLEGFLNSYRDTGFLPKWLAPDERGMMPGTLLDGIIADSACKDMAPDLEGELFQAMLETASKADPLGINGRHGLAQYQELGYLSTDHHESVSHTLDYAYSDFCIASCAKKLENIEIAETYKAASQNYRQLFDAETGYMRARDNQGNFHPDFSPYSWGRDYAECSAIQATLGVLHDIPGLIQLMGGKETFSNYLLKACQDAPLFETTGYGYEIHEMSEMATAPFGQIAISNQPSFHIPYLFRYSDYPDYTALLIKTLRQKAFHPSWEAYPGDEDNGSLSAWYIWSALGFYPTCPGKPSYDLGIPLFDHLRVYLAKEDKWLDIHTKQNHNHFNFVKECRLDKTLVSTIQHQDLLKAEQLTFTLSWLPSH from the coding sequence ATGAAACCACTACTTGAAACCATCGATACCCGCTTTGGTACTGCTAGCAAGCATGCCTTCTCTCGGGGAAATACCCTGCCATACACAGGCGTGCCTTTTGGGATGAATTATTTTGTGCCCCAGACCAGTGACCAGGATGGATCTTGGTTTTTTGATCCGCATCTGCCTATCTTTCAGGGGATTCGATTAACTCACCAGCCCAGTCCTTGGATTGGGGACTACTCTTGGCTCCTTCTGACACCTGTCACCAGTCAACTGGGTGGAGACAGCCTCTTTCACCGCCAGTCTTCTTATGATATAGATAAAGCTTGCTTCCAGCCTCACTATTTGAAGCTCTTTTCCCTGCGCTATCAAATTGAAACCCAGCTCACACCGACTTGCTATGGTGCTTCTATTCGTTTGAAGCAAAAGCAAGGCAAAGCCCTCTCCCTCTATCTTCACGCAGCAGATGAACTAACAGTTGAGCAGGTAGATAAGCGGACTCTGGCTCTCAGACAAGAAGGGAAAACAGAGACCAATAAAAATCCACTGATGCTCTTCACTGCCCTGCAAATGAACACGGATATTCTTGCTATCAGCCAAGAAGCTGGAGACTGGCGAATTGACTTAGCAAGTAGTCAAACCGAGATGCAACTAGCCACTTCTTTCATCTCTCCTTCTCAAGCTCTAATCAATCTACCTCAAGAAGATTTTGATAGCTGTAAAACAAGTGCCCAAGCGGATTGGGAAAATCTCCTCCATCGTTTTGACATTATAGAGACAGGAGAGGCTGACCGAACCTTCTTTGACCACTGCCTCTACAGACTCTTCCTCTTCCCACAGACTTTTTATGAGGTTGATGAGTCAGGGCAAGCCATCCACATGGATCTGGCTACTGGTACTGTCAAGCCTGGTGTCCTCTTTAGCAACAATGGTTTCTGGGATACCTTCCGCACCACCTTCCCCCTCTTTGCCCTTATCATACCGGAGCACTATCAACGCTTTTTAGAAGGTTTCCTCAATAGCTACCGCGATACTGGTTTCCTTCCAAAATGGCTGGCTCCAGATGAACGGGGTATGATGCCTGGTACACTTTTAGACGGTATTATCGCAGATAGCGCCTGCAAGGACATGGCCCCTGACCTAGAAGGAGAACTCTTCCAAGCCATGCTCGAAACAGCCAGCAAAGCCGACCCTCTCGGAATCAATGGCCGCCACGGACTAGCCCAATACCAAGAACTAGGTTACCTCTCTACCGACCACCACGAAAGTGTTAGCCATACTCTAGACTATGCCTATAGTGACTTTTGTATCGCTAGCTGTGCCAAAAAACTAGAGAACATAGAAATCGCTGAAACCTACAAGGCTGCTTCACAAAATTACCGCCAGCTATTTGACGCTGAGACAGGTTACATGCGAGCACGAGACAATCAAGGAAACTTTCACCCTGACTTCTCTCCTTATAGTTGGGGGCGAGACTACGCTGAATGCTCTGCCATTCAAGCTACTTTAGGCGTTCTCCACGACATCCCTGGCTTAATCCAACTGATGGGTGGAAAAGAAACCTTTAGCAACTATCTTTTGAAAGCTTGTCAAGATGCTCCCCTCTTTGAAACAACAGGCTATGGTTACGAAATTCACGAAATGAGCGAGATGGCTACTGCTCCTTTTGGACAAATAGCCATTTCCAACCAGCCTAGTTTCCACATTCCTTATCTCTTCCGCTACAGCGATTACCCTGACTACACTGCCCTTCTTATCAAGACGCTCCGTCAGAAAGCTTTTCACCCAAGTTGGGAAGCCTATCCTGGAGATGAAGACAATGGTAGTCTCTCTGCTTGGTACATCTGGTCAGCTCTCGGATTTTATCCAACCTGTCCAGGAAAACCAAGCTATGACCTCGGAATCCCTCTCTTTGACCATCTACGAGTCTACCTCGCTAAAGAAGATAAATGGCTGGATATCCATACTAAACAAAACCACAACCATTTTAACTTTGTCAAAGAATGCCGACTGGACAAAACACTCGTATCAACTATTCAACACCAAGACCTCTTAAAAGCTGAACAACTAACTTTCACCCTCAGCTGGTTACCAAGTCACTAA
- a CDS encoding glycoside hydrolase family 125 protein, translating to MIYSKEIVREWLDEVAERAKDHPEWVDVFERCYTDTLDNTVEILEDGSTFVLTGDIPAMWLRDSTAQLRPYLHVAKRDSLLRQTIAGLVKRQMTLVLKDPYANSFNIEENWKGHHETDHTDLNGWIWERKYEVDSLCYPLQLSYLLWKETGETSQFDETFVAATKEILHLWTVEQDHKNSPYRFVRDTDRKEDTLVNDGFGPDFAVTGMTWSAFRPSDDCCQYSYLIPSNMFAVVVLGYVQEIFAALNLADSQSVIADAKRLQDEIQEGIENYAYTTNSKGEKIYAFEVDGLGNASIMDDPNVPSLLAAPYLGYCSVDDEVYQATRRTILSPENPYFYQGEYASGLGSSHTFYRYIWPIALSIQGLTTRDKAEKKFLLDQLVACDGGTGVMHESFHVDDPTLYSREWFSWANMMFCELVLDYLDIR from the coding sequence ATGATTTATTCGAAAGAAATTGTTAGAGAATGGCTAGATGAAGTAGCAGAGCGGGCTAAGGACCATCCAGAGTGGGTGGATGTTTTCGAGCGTTGCTACACCGATACCTTGGACAATACGGTTGAAATCTTAGAAGATGGTTCAACTTTTGTCTTGACTGGGGATATTCCTGCTATGTGGCTTCGGGATTCGACAGCCCAACTCAGACCCTACCTGCATGTGGCTAAAAGAGATTCCCTCCTGCGTCAGACCATTGCAGGTTTGGTCAAGCGTCAGATGACCTTGGTACTCAAGGATCCTTATGCCAATTCCTTCAACATAGAGGAAAACTGGAAGGGGCACCACGAGACCGACCACACCGACCTTAATGGCTGGATTTGGGAACGCAAGTATGAGGTGGACTCGCTTTGCTATCCTTTGCAGTTGTCTTATCTCCTCTGGAAAGAAACTGGCGAGACTAGTCAGTTTGATGAGACTTTTGTCGCAGCGACTAAGGAAATTCTTCATCTGTGGACGGTAGAACAAGATCACAAGAACTCTCCTTATCGTTTTGTCCGAGATACGGACCGCAAGGAAGACACCTTGGTAAATGATGGCTTTGGACCTGATTTTGCAGTGACAGGAATGACTTGGTCAGCCTTTCGTCCGAGCGATGACTGCTGTCAGTATAGTTACTTGATTCCGTCAAATATGTTTGCTGTAGTAGTCTTGGGTTATGTGCAAGAAATCTTCGCAGCATTAAACCTAGCTGATAGCCAGAGTGTTATTGCTGATGCCAAGCGTCTTCAGGATGAAATCCAAGAAGGAATCGAAAACTACGCTTACACCACCAACAGTAAGGGTGAAAAGATTTATGCCTTTGAAGTGGATGGCCTAGGAAATGCCAGCATTATGGATGATCCAAACGTACCAAGTCTACTAGCTGCGCCCTATCTGGGCTACTGTTCGGTCGATGATGAAGTGTATCAAGCTACTCGCCGTACCATTCTGAGCCCTGAAAATCCATATTTCTACCAAGGAGAATACGCAAGCGGTCTCGGCAGTTCTCATACCTTCTATCGCTATATCTGGCCAATCGCCCTTTCTATCCAAGGCTTGACAACAAGAGATAAGGCAGAGAAAAAATTCTTGCTGGATCAGCTGGTTGCCTGCGATGGTGGTACAGGTGTCATGCACGAAAGCTTCCACGTAGATGATCCGACCCTCTACTCTCGTGAATGGTTCTCCTGGGCTAACATGATGTTCTGTGAGTTGGTCTTGGATTACTTGGATATTCGCTAA